Proteins found in one Bacillales bacterium genomic segment:
- a CDS encoding DUF421 domain-containing protein: MDGIWTVVLRIVFLYFLLLIVFRVMGKREIGQLSILDFVILIMIGELAVFSIEDPKTPMLRSILSIGVLGALQVALSYLSLKNQKIRRYTDGTPTTIIDKGKIDEEEMRRQRYNFNDLLVQLRENKVRDISDVEFAVLEPTGKLSVYQYKDTKTDDGLPSPEQDVDLPMPLILDGEVQEQNLQRLRKTPLWLRQQLRDLGYKDVKAISYCSMQRDGSLFIDMKDEK, encoded by the coding sequence GTGGACGGCATTTGGACCGTTGTCTTGCGCATCGTTTTCTTGTATTTTTTATTGTTGATCGTGTTTCGCGTCATGGGAAAACGTGAGATCGGGCAGCTGAGTATATTGGATTTCGTCATCTTGATCATGATTGGTGAACTCGCCGTTTTTTCCATCGAAGATCCGAAGACGCCCATGTTGCGATCCATCCTCTCGATCGGCGTTCTCGGCGCTTTGCAAGTCGCGCTGTCCTATCTGTCGTTGAAAAACCAAAAAATCCGCCGCTATACGGACGGAACCCCGACAACGATCATCGACAAAGGAAAAATCGACGAGGAAGAAATGCGAAGGCAACGCTACAATTTCAATGATTTGCTCGTACAGTTGAGGGAGAACAAAGTCCGCGACATCTCGGATGTCGAATTCGCGGTGCTTGAGCCGACGGGAAAGCTTTCCGTATATCAATACAAAGATACGAAAACCGACGACGGCTTGCCTTCGCCTGAGCAAGACGTCGACTTGCCGATGCCGCTCATTTTGGACGGAGAAGTGCAGGAGCAAAATCTGCAAAGATTGCGAAAAACGCCTTTATGGCTCCGCCAGCAATTGCGAGATCTAGGCTATAAAGACGTGAAGGCGATTTCGTATTGCTCAATGCAGCGGGACGGATCTTTGTTCATCGACATGAAGGACGAAAAGTGA
- the spoVB gene encoding stage V sporulation protein B produces the protein MTKQSFLKGTLVLILAGIVVKIIGFINKIVIVRIIGEEGYGLFTMAFPTLLLTVTLTQIGLPVAISKLVSEAEALNDRRKIKRILVVSLSTTGTLSLLFTGMMILFAPMLAKTVFVDERVMIPLLAISPIVPVVAVSSVLRGYFQGRRHMSPLGISQIIEQVLRVCFSAILATALLPYGVAYAAAGAISANVIGEIGSLFYMFTMFKTSKKIPIRKGFWSYVKGGRKEFKELMNIALPATGSRLIGSVGHFFEPIIITQSLAIAGVSAAMATKLYGEIAGLALSFLTLPTFITYSLSVSLVPTISEAAAHHRYDQIHYRLHQAMKVSMITGGLAVVITYEFAAPLMKLMYDVPHVAVYVRWMAPFFFIYFFQQPLQAALQALNHAKAAMMNTVFGSTVKMATIFVLASQPEFQIFGAAMGYVVNVILVTLLHFVTVVKSVGYTLVAADFAKGLICIAITAFTAYYLRHYALTGVELLPRTLTLIFVVTIVYFLLIVLFGVIRKDDVAQLPLIGKWGTKFFKA, from the coding sequence ATGACGAAACAATCGTTTTTGAAAGGAACCCTCGTCCTCATTCTGGCGGGGATCGTCGTCAAGATCATCGGCTTCATTAATAAAATTGTCATCGTGCGCATCATCGGCGAAGAAGGATACGGCCTCTTTACAATGGCGTTCCCGACGCTGCTGCTTACGGTGACGTTGACACAAATCGGACTTCCGGTTGCGATATCGAAACTCGTTTCCGAAGCGGAAGCGCTCAACGACCGCCGCAAGATCAAACGCATTCTCGTCGTGTCTCTGTCAACGACAGGAACGCTCAGCCTGTTATTCACCGGCATGATGATCTTGTTCGCGCCGATGCTCGCAAAAACGGTGTTTGTCGACGAACGAGTGATGATTCCGTTGCTCGCCATATCGCCGATCGTTCCTGTCGTCGCCGTATCTTCGGTACTTCGCGGCTACTTTCAAGGGCGGCGTCACATGAGTCCGCTCGGGATCTCGCAAATCATCGAACAAGTGCTTCGTGTATGTTTTTCAGCCATCCTGGCTACGGCTTTGTTGCCTTACGGCGTCGCTTATGCGGCTGCCGGCGCGATTTCCGCCAATGTCATCGGCGAAATCGGTTCGTTATTTTATATGTTTACGATGTTCAAAACCTCGAAGAAAATCCCGATCCGCAAAGGGTTTTGGTCCTATGTAAAAGGCGGACGCAAAGAGTTCAAAGAGTTAATGAACATCGCTCTTCCCGCGACTGGGAGCCGCTTGATCGGGTCAGTCGGCCATTTTTTCGAACCGATCATCATTACGCAAAGTCTAGCGATTGCCGGAGTGTCAGCAGCGATGGCGACAAAATTGTACGGGGAAATCGCCGGCCTGGCTCTCTCTTTTTTGACGCTTCCGACGTTTATCACGTATTCATTGTCCGTTTCGCTTGTGCCGACGATCAGCGAAGCCGCCGCCCATCATAGGTATGACCAGATTCACTACCGTTTACACCAGGCGATGAAAGTGTCAATGATTACCGGAGGACTGGCTGTCGTCATTACGTATGAATTTGCGGCACCGTTAATGAAACTCATGTACGACGTGCCCCACGTTGCCGTTTATGTGCGCTGGATGGCCCCGTTTTTCTTTATTTATTTCTTTCAGCAACCGTTGCAGGCGGCATTACAAGCGTTAAATCACGCAAAGGCAGCCATGATGAACACGGTTTTCGGATCAACAGTGAAAATGGCAACCATTTTCGTCCTCGCCTCACAGCCGGAATTTCAAATCTTCGGAGCTGCGATGGGTTATGTCGTAAACGTCATCCTTGTTACCCTTCTTCATTTCGTCACCGTCGTTAAGTCGGTCGGCTACACACTCGTCGCTGCCGATTTTGCCAAAGGACTGATTTGCATTGCCATTACCGCTTTCACCGCCTATTATTTGCGGCATTACGCCCTCACGGGCGTCGAATTGCTGCCGAGAACACTTACGCTCATCTTCGTCGTGACGATCGTTTACTTTTTGCTCATCGTTCTCTTCGGCGTCATTCGAAAAGACGACGTTGCCCAGCTTCCTCTCATCGGCAAATGGGGCACGAAATTCTTCAAGGCGTAA
- a CDS encoding post-transcriptional regulator: protein MPESGAYDHWKEKLDPIINLKVDEFVLLGYDEPDRDEIWKCAVERVHRKHGKEPVRLHVFVNEFMGLSVNDYMNRLRKESFFGPDWFEGDKPLKLSEFDEAGR from the coding sequence ATGCCTGAATCAGGAGCTTATGATCATTGGAAAGAAAAGTTGGACCCGATCATCAATTTGAAAGTGGATGAGTTCGTGCTGCTCGGCTATGATGAACCGGATCGGGATGAAATTTGGAAATGCGCGGTCGAACGCGTCCATCGGAAACATGGCAAGGAACCGGTCCGGCTGCACGTGTTCGTGAACGAATTCATGGGATTATCGGTGAACGATTACATGAACCGTTTGCGGAAGGAAAGTTTTTTCGGTCCGGATTGGTTTGAAGGGGACAAGCCATTGAAACTGAGTGAATTTGACGAGGCCGGCCGCTGA
- a CDS encoding lipopolysaccharide assembly protein LapA domain-containing protein: MKGQWGLLFALLFALIVAVFAVINVDDVTVDYLFGTARWPLVIVILASALSGALVVGGFGIYRVIRLQMENRRLRRQYEQLLNERETRVEPSLTTDTGESHSSDDSTNS; this comes from the coding sequence ATGAAAGGTCAATGGGGACTATTGTTTGCTTTGCTGTTTGCTCTTATCGTAGCCGTGTTTGCAGTCATCAACGTCGATGACGTGACGGTCGATTATTTGTTCGGCACTGCTCGCTGGCCGCTCGTCATCGTCATTCTTGCTTCGGCGTTGTCCGGTGCACTTGTTGTCGGAGGATTTGGCATTTACCGCGTGATTCGACTGCAAATGGAAAATCGCAGGCTGAGAAGACAATATGAACAACTTCTTAACGAACGCGAGACGAGAGTAGAGCCATCATTAACCACCGACACTGGCGAGTCTCATTCGAGCGACGATTCAACAAACTCTTAA